Proteins encoded in a region of the Micropterus dolomieu isolate WLL.071019.BEF.003 ecotype Adirondacks linkage group LG07, ASM2129224v1, whole genome shotgun sequence genome:
- the xirp2b gene encoding xin actin-binding repeat-containing protein 2, protein MEESEVCSLPGGLANVRKQFETLETAPSHNVTQFHFHHRTVQEMSNSEVKVSRSSRQVNTGSQQLNFNQETMVSYSNNNLESSCENHQNETEEFPRYTTKELRDHFERTIEEAAPLKPIKIERDINRSKWSSNVTQNNTVTSEVHEASATEATEDTWATVMDYEDFPPPPAEDSDCLPPPPPDLLQAPSESQNIPTCHYSPEPPEPTNPSKYPLKKDTYLKQRSMNELKRLYKHIHPEVRKNIEKEYYSDYNESENYQVERQEYMYEDDGGSPNDNDEEYVEWEEILPGEVQAMRWMFENKPLDSINDETPNEDDDNNKITQQEIIFGKDVRRTAWMFETKPMDELSSHKINSTEYKNKFNKFDKGDVRAAAWLFETQTMDTLNKMHKEEDLTKEIVFTEEDGNATIYMIDNKYMESLGHTETIDESHLLSLRSVLEEINGEVKTVTSTFDTQFKCIIMGQSSQMLEIKCVRKIETELENSIASRWLFDTQPLEVTNKESTSLKLVCSLSMEDSNKGDWGRWLFEIKTLNSLNEWECSKMEKKEIIGADVRKHCLVFETQPMDSLKDDANMRPLSIEDVIGGNVRSARDFFESSPQAERKYGPEVGKLQKATVNEEIKGDVRHQKWRFESQPLEHIREEKKQVTRTVNVENDLTQEDGTSCRADVRKNCWVFENQPMDTLKDDSNTLPLTKEEIIAGNVKSARHYFEMMPTEELKELAEVGKLKKTIALNEERGDVRHQKWLFESQSLEQIREEKKEVTRTIDLEEIDKVDVSNYKQIFESIDLNRRDDSQKILIEGVTSGSVKSNKNLFESTPLYAMQDSSGHFHEVKTVRREEVVKGDVTTCKWMFETRPIDQFDESIDKYQIIKGISKQEIESGDVKTAKWLFETQPLDAIKYFSNIEDQEVVEPSKNLDIMKGDVKTCKWLFETKPMDILYERVELKGENESEEMKRGDVKTCTWLFETQALDTIHEETETVLKTCTVNQEDIRGKDVRTACFLFETEKLENLTGEETGCFKRVTEIDIGSGDVSRMKYIFENQTSEIMTSTSDDVMQKLKRVQTDDIQKGNVVNCKWLFENQSIDTIHDSQEESMSSRTVNDVQGGDVDKGRLIFETYSLDKIQEVSSETDTEQMKMRKIVRDEDEKGDVRNYTMMFENQPLYAIQDKEGLYHEVTTVTSEEVTRGDVIGTRWLFETKPLDAIKDTDEVYIIKSVTQQDVQKGDVTSAKWKFETQPLDRIAEDKKALIKTVDDIQGGNVRMNKDRFESDALSQESVRTVNVSEIQKGDVRTAKWRFETQSIDKIRSMSTENLIETVKKEEVTKGDVKSSVWLFEKNPLDHIKETDEDEDHPTIMQEEISKADVKTATWLFETTPFDNFNEAKMEKTEILGKSVKGTLEELYSQKMVKSKGILIEADEIGDVRMAKYQLMNTQAPEIQREEVIRGDLQTIMMNLLNRQERKEQQIVIDSVEKGNISSTVQQLFNQERESSIEREEILRGDIQEAINNLFDEGRSAKHGILIQEDEKGDVQMTIYSLLNKQENINVEKEDIVRGDIKTALQRLSSQDKPDEAVKIKVDDAEKGNVDFYSTCIESGALDYLKQLHLGPDETPPDTEKEKIVGGDIKGTKLILCHNQTQIERTVEDVIPGDVHNTVKVFMSEPTVSLERLQTEEIVKGNLRAALNSLSESANQTVVVEKEEVVKGNIPKALRCLERAQKRYKEAEKPDIIPGNIKGALRSLEKSATSRVESAVEDLVPGDVKATLKSLELAKKAVREVEKEEILRGDVRTAMQSLQDASSERRKCQLGTDVQGDVKGTIQLLMETPPSPRMQRSPSLEGDVKGDVKMSIKSLYETQEQTQLEKEEVIKGDVKGTIKSLLETAQRETPKVRVRSYRRVRVKQSPPVKNLNADVQRNIQKIKTASIVETSKENHSISCETKSSSVAQSAQQSSTVVEHKTITQNHGIKTVNTEFRNLKSYSKGMIKVDKTKVKTDIYIVKPQAPEPDLPLPPPPPPVADSDLPPPPPPPSVDSDIDHLPPPPPPPLTSEQDFLPPPPSQQELESMPTQTIHPSPAKAKKMTVKKVKAPTLYQVPKLEPKVEFNKTQQVEVTSEKVVEISQNQSKSTTHTSKTVSCEIPQPLESPQPQKKVYISPVKFTPPPSPPPFMRGQMSKFNTPLIKAEGKYRKLREENTPPTTPSPTYIHDSVTAALEMLSTKDTEQSNNNTSEITPEIAEKMALNVHSDSFSCDLSKHVVVSNTTHSNVSASHEKILTDSTLVSSAKQQIVSNETSKVVSIQKTSSASAVRQQMHTATQKTVSVSSKQSAQSVMADEVQSSITNVAQTEGMMADRKKYSKNQKPKDSNNSEDKKKDEISVEIIKPEPAVTIEDNVKSSKPQSENMKTKENTAPKLSNNLHDHSFKVENVASDKNAKESKSPQCDNKKKTNHSPTKSQENVFDQPMQTEKAATNTNGKTGKPNQKVKKNNKQEKQIQTITSNESSEKQSVSEDFKVEAREATEGKVISEAEEIKTKLKQGIKKVTPTSAAASVPAVTVSITDSQTETPTPVKKKKKSKKSKGGAQLGQSKEISTESKTKVTETKAATSEKPHRTQDTIAVNQIHRSEDIQVKREVITTESKDDQNSQQQKAVQKHVKGSQKKKGVTEPTEESRDAPITVTGESEQNEWVKSPAKRTEESQRREVQVLISHITEIQRVSEETDSKSARALLNAVPDWLMSPERKCELGGSVVETEAKLMHLEDNETMEKHECEPVSETSVSGGATPRISKISIGSAKIENQTKKTTSHERRKEEVSYCKSVDLRSPSPSLRMRSPSPTFITIESTRRTDSPQRVTPSPTLLYRPPTPPTPPPRRCDTPTSRLTRITPSPTFDRAENLARLKDTTAKLSRGVTPPPLLPQPISERKSEIVESPASFHRQIKIESQIVEVSGTLISTEKPKKSLSGEAQRANEKSPRAEEDKVSEGLNANEMQSKFEPHVPLCQNDLDLDEATDISEPSSASVKEKREFFEEAQKAEINKTYMRKDPIAIPERLGPDMEECEEENKNKEKDELPRADMPSLVNKFESPEEKLYCRKQLIPLTEQLHNDVESTDSDKESAAILEQEMPTFDIQAIKNVFELGEESSSFREEKKDQEEPVSSFSETTADTSKRESPQETMGSSRQSTPLPLQKNEVETVPAGPSAFSETKSFREHFSNVDELGNKVTGTRTAVTEHSESVSTQQAPFSYADAVKRKAAAVRQTETYDDDATEKLLRNFHKTWSESETVFKSLGYTVSEETTSQVVSHQTKMVSSGSSSEVRALHGMLEESLSDGCSDSGQKEVP, encoded by the exons ATGGAGGAGTCGGAGGTCTGTTCCCTGCCTGGGGGACTCGCCAATGTGAGGAAACAATTTGAGACCCTGGAAACTGCACCATCACACAATGTAACCCAGTTCCATTTTCATCACAGAACTGTGCAG GAAATGTCGAACTCTGAGGTGAAAGTGTCGAGAAGCAGCAGGCAGGTCAACACCGGCAGTCAACAGCTAAATTTCAACCAAGAAACAATG gtgtcatacagcaacaacaacttGGAATCCAGTTGTGAAAACCATCAAAATGAAACAG AAGAGTTTCCCAGGTACACTACAAAAGAACTGAGGGATCACTTTGAAAGAACAATAGAAGAGGCTGCTCCACTGAAACCTATTAAG ATTGAACGTGACATCAATCGATCTAAGTGGTCCTCAAAtgtgacacaaaacaacacagtgacTAGTGAGGTGCATGAAGCATCCGCTACTGAGGCAACAGAAGACACATGGGCTACAGTGATGGATTATGAGGACTTTCCACCCCCACCAGCTGAGGATTCTGACTGCCTTCCACCCCCACCTCCAGACTTACTACAAGCGCCGTCAGAGAGTCAAAATATCCCAACGTGCCATTACTCACCTGAGCCTCCCGAACCAACAAACCCCTCAAAATACCCACTCAAGAAAGACACTTACCTTAAGCAGAGGAGTATGAATGAGCTAAAACGTCTTTACAAGCACATTCATCCTGAGGTTCGTAAGAATATTGAGAAAGAGTACTACAGCGATTACAATGAAAGTGAAAACTACCAAGTAGAGAGGCAGGAGTACATGTATGAGGATGATGGTGGTAGTCCCAATGATAACGATGAAGAATACGTGGAATGGGAAGAGATTCTCCCCGGGGAGGTACAGGCGATGCGTTGGATGTTTGAAAATAAGCCACTGGACAGTATTAACGATGAAACTCCCAATGAGGACGacgacaacaacaaaataacgcAACAGGAAATAATTTTTGGAAAAGATGTGAGACGTACAGCTTGGATGTTTGAGACCAAGCCAATGGATGAGCTGAGTTCACACAAAATTAACTCGacagaatataaaaacaaattcaacaaatttgATAAAGGAGATGTCCGTGCTGCGGCATGGTTGTTTGAAACCCAGACAATGGATActctaaataaaatgcataagGAGGAGGATTTAACAAAAGAGATTGTGTTCACAGAGGAGGATGGAAATGCTACCATTTACATGATTGACAATAAGTACATGGAAAGCCTTGGGCACACTGAGACCATTGACGAGAGCCACCTGTTGAGTCTAAGGTCAGTGTTAGAGGAAATTAATGGAGAAGTGAAAACGGTTACAAGCACATTTGACACTCAGTTTAAATGCATCATTATGGGCCAATCAAGCCAAATGCTAGAGATTAAGTGCGTGCGTAAAATTGAAACTGAATTGGAAAACTCCATTGCTTCACGCTGGCTTTTTGATACCCAACCCCTGGAGGTGACAAACAAAGAATCTACATCTTTGAAACTTGTGTGTAGTCTTTCTATGGAGGACAGCAATAAGGGAGACTGGGGTAGGTGGTTGTTTGAGATAAAGACATTAAATTCTCTCAATGAGTGGGAATGCTCAAAAATGGAGAAGAAAGAGATCATTGGAGCTGATGTGCGCAAGCACTGCTTAGTGTTTGAAACCCAGCCAATGGATTCTCTGAAGGATGATGCCAACATGAGACCCCTGTCTATTGAAGATGTTATTGGGGGCAATGTTAGATCTGCAAGGGACTTTTTTGAAAGCAGCCCTCAAGCAGAGAGGAAGTATGGCCCGGAGGTCGGAAAACTTCAGAAGGCAACtgtaaatgaagaaattaaaGGGGATGTGAGACACCAGAAGTGGCGCTTTGAGAGCCAACCTCTAGAGCACataagagaggagaagaaacagGTAACTCGCACTGTGAATGTTGAGAATGACCTTACACAGGAGGATGGCACAAGCTGTAGGGCAGACGTTCGCAAGAACTGCTGGGTATTTGAGAACCAGCCAATGGATACTTTAAAAGATGATTCAAATACTCTGCCCCTGACAAAAGAGGAAATTATTGCAGGTAATGTGAAATCAGCCAgacattattttgaaatgatgCCTACTGAGGAGTTGAAGGAACTTGCAGAGGTGggcaaactgaaaaaaacaatagcACTTAATGAGGAGAGGGGTGATGTTAGACATCAGAAATGGCTATTTGAAAGCCAATCCCTGGAGCAGAttagagaggaaaagaaagaagtcACCAGAACAATCGACCTGGAAGAAATTGATAAGGTGGATGTCTCAAACTACAAGCAAATCTTTGAAAGCATAGATTTAAACAGGAGGGATGACTCTCAAAAGATTCTCATAGAGGGCGTAACATCTGGTTCtgtgaaatcaaataaaaacctgtttGAGTCTACCCCACTGTATGCTATGCAAGACAGCTCAGGGCATTTCCATGAGGTGAAAACAGTGCGCCGTGAAGAGGTTGTTAAAGGAGATGTAACAACATGCAAGTGGATGTTTGAAACACGACCAATTGACCAGTTTGATGAAAGTATTGATAAATACCAAATTATCAAGGGCATATCTAAACAAGAAATAGAGTCTGGTGATGTTAAAACTGCAAAGTGGTTGTTTGAAACCCAGCCTCTTGATGCTATTAAATACTTCAGTAATATTGAAGATCAAGAAGTTGTGGAACCAAGTAAAAATCTTGACATCATGAAAGGTGATGTGAAAACCTGCAAGTGGTTATTTGAGACAAAACCAATGGACATCCTGTATGAAAGAGTGGAGTTAAAGGGTGAAAATGAATCTGAAGAAATGAAAAGGGGAGATGTCAAAACCTGCACATGGCTTTTTGAGACACAAGCACTTGATACGATCCACGAGGAGACAGAGACGGTTCTGAAAACATGCACTGTGAATCAAGAGGACATTAGAGGAAAAGATGTAAGAACGGCTTGTTTTCTCTTTGAGACAGAGAAACTGGAGAACCTCACCGGGGAGGAGACGGGCTGTTTTAAGCGTGTCACTGAGATAGACATTGGGTCTGGAGATGTGTCAAGAATGaagtacatttttgaaaaccaaacATCTGAGATCATGACTTCTACATCTGATGATGTAATGCAAAAGCTCAAGCGAGTTCAGACTGATGATATACAAAAAGGAAACGTGGTGAACTGCAAATGGCTCTTTGAAAATCAATCCATAGATACAATCCATGATAGCCAAGAGGAATCTATGAGCAGCCGCACAGTGAATGATGTACAAGGGGGAGATGTTGATAAGGGCCGTTTAATTTTTGAGACCTACTCCTTAGATAAAATTCAGGAGGTATCCtctgagacagacacagagcagatgaaaatGCGAAAAATTGTCCGTGATGAAGATGAGAAGGGTGATGTGAGAAATTACACCATGATGTTTGAAAATCAGCCCCTTTATGCCATTCAAGACAAAGAGGGCCTTTACCACGAGGTCACCACTGTCACAAGTGAAGAAGTAACACGAGGAGATGTCATTGGAACCCGGTGGTTGTTTGAAACCAAGCCCCTTGATGCTATCAAGGACACAGATGAGGTTTATATAATTAAATCTGTCACACAACAGGATGTTCAAAAAGGAGATGTCACCTCTGCCAAGTGGAAATTTGAGACACAACCTCTCGACAGGATTGCGGAAGATAAGAAGGCTTTAATAAAAACTGTGGATGATATTCAAGGAGGCAATGTTAGGATGAACAAAGATCGTTTTGAGTCTGATGCCCTGTCACAGGAATCAGTTAGAACAGTTAACGTGAGTGAAATACAAAAAGGTGACGTCAGGACTGCAAAATGGAGATTTGAAACCCAGTCCATTGACAAAATAAGAAGCATGAGCACTGAAAATCTGATTGAGACAGTTAAAAAGGAGGAGGTTACAAAGGGAGATGTTAAAAGTTCAGTCTGGCTCTTTGAGAAAAATCCTCTCGACCACATTAAAGAGACAGATGAGGACGAAGATCATCCAACTATCATGCAAGAAGAAATTTCTAAAGCGGATGTAAAAACAGCAACGTGGCTCTTTGAGACGACACCATTTGACAACTTTAATGAGGCAAAAATGGAGAAGACTGAAATCCTGGGCAAGAGCGTCAAGGGAACTCTTGAGGAACTTTATAGTCAGAAAATGGTAAAGTCGAAGGGAATACTCATTGAAGCTGATGAAATTGGCGACGTAAGGATGGCAAAATACCAGCTAATGAATACTCAGGCTCCGGAGATTCAGCGAGAGGAAGTCATCAGGGGAGATCTGCAGACTATTATGATGAACCTTCTGAACAGGCAGGAAAGAAAGGAGCAGCAGATAGTCATAGATTCAGTAGAGAAGGGTAATATCAGTTCAACAGTGCAGCAACTATTCaaccaagagagagagagcagtatTGAAAGGGAGGAAATATTAAGAGGTGACATTCAGGAAGCTATAAACAACCTTTTCGATGAGGGCAGGTCAGCAAAACATGGTATACTCATCCAGGAAGACGAGAAAGGAGATGTGCAGATGACAATATATTCCCTTCTCAATAAACAAGAGAATATTAATGTTGAAAAAGAGGACATTGTAAGAGGGGATATAAAGACTGCTCTTCAAAGACTGTCAAGCCAAGACAAGCCAGATGAGGCAGTGAAGATAAAGGTAGATGACGCTGAAAAAGgaaatgttgacttttactCAACATGCATTGAATCTGGGGCTCTCGACTATCTTAAACAGCTCCATTTAGGACCTGATGAGACTCCACCTGatacagaaaaagagaagattGTCGGAGGTGACATCAAGGGCACAAAACTCATCCTCTGCCATAATCAAACGCAAATTGAGCGTACAGTGGAAGATGTTATACCCGGTGATGTTCACAACACGGTGAAAGTTTTCATGTCAGAGCCAACTGTCTCATTGGAAAGACTCCAAACGGAGGAGATAGTCAAAGGTAATTTAAGAGCTGCTTTAAATTCATTGTCTGAATCAGCAAATCAGACAGTTGTTGTTGAGAAAGAGGAGGTGGTTAAAGGCAACATACCTAAAGCCCTGCGGTGCCTGGAGAGGGCTCAAAAGCGGTACAAGGAGGCGGAGAAACCAGATATCATACCAGGAAATATCAAAGGAGCTCTGAGATCTCTCGAGAAATCAGCAACATCCAGAGTTGAATCTGCCGTTGAAGATTTAGTTCCTGGAGATGTGAAGGCCACACTAAAATCCCTGGAGCTGGCAAAGAAAGCGGTGAGGGAAGTTGAAAAGGAAGAAATTTTGAGGGGTGATGTTCGCACAGCAATGCAAAGTCTGCAAGATGCCTCCAGTGAGAGGAGAAAGTGTCAACTGGGAACAGATGTTCAGGGCGACGTCAAAGGAACGATTCAGCTCTTAATGGAGACTCCACCATCGCCGAGGATGCAAAGGAGCCCAAGCCTCGAGGGTGACGTAAAGGGTGATGTCAAGATGTCAATTAAGTCATTATATGAGACGCAGGAGCAAACGCAGCTggagaaagaggaagtgattaagGGTGACGTCAAAGGCACTATCAAATCATTGTTGGAAACAGCACAGCGTGAAACTCCCAAAGTCAGAGTTAGATCATACAGAAGAGTTAGAGTCAAGCAGAGTCCTCCAGTTAAGAACCTAAATGCTGATGTGCAGAGGAACAtacaaaagataaaaacagcTAGCATAGTTGAAACATCAAAAGAAAATCACTCCATCTCTTGTGAAACAAAGTCAAGTTCTGTGGCGCAGTCTGCTCAGCAATCATCAACTGTGGTGGAGCATAAAACGATTACCCAAAACCATGGCatcaaaacagtaaacacagagtTTCGTAATCTAAAGTCCTACTCAAAGGGAATGATAAAAGTAGACAAAACCAAAGTAAAAACTGATATTTATATCGTCAAACCACAAGCCCCAGAACCTGATCTGCCACTccccccaccacctccaccagtGGCAGACTCtgaccttcctcctcctcctcctcctccctctgttgATTCCGACATTGAtcaccttcctcctcctccaccaccaccactcacCAGTGAGCAGGACTTCCTTCCACCTCCTCCATCTCAACAAGAACTAGAGAGCATGCCAACACAGACAATTCATCCTTCACCAGCAAAGGCAAAAAAGATGACGGTCAAAAAAGTGAAAGCTCCCACTTTATACCAGGTCCCAAAGCTGGAGCCTAAAGTGGAattcaataaaacacaacaggTGGAGGTTACATCAGAGAAAGTGGTAGAAATTAGCCAAAACCAATCAAAATCAACAACACATACATCAAAAACTGTTTCATGTGAAATCCCACAGCCACTTGAGTCACCACAACCACAGAAGAAAGTTTACATCTCTCCTGTGAAATTCACCCCTCCACCCTCTCCTCCACCTTTCATGAGAGGGCAAATGAGTAAATTTAACACTCCATTAATAAAAGCCGAAGGAAAGTACCGGAAGCTGAGGGAGGAAAACACACCCCCAACCACTCCATCACCCACTTACATTCATGACTCAGTTACAGCTGCTCTTGAAATGCTTTCCACCAAAGATACAGAGCAGTCAAATAACAACACATCAGAAATCACACCGGAGATAGCTGAAAAGATGGCATTAAATGTTCATTCAGACTCATTTTCATGTGATTTATCTAAGCACGTTGTAGTCTCAAATACCACCCACAGTAATGTAAGCGCTAGTCATGAGAAAATCCTCACAGATTCAACCCTTGTATCTTCTGCTAAACAGCAAATTGTGTCTAATGAGACCTCTAAGGTTGTCTCAATTCAAAAGACCTCATCTGCCTCAGCTGTTAGACAGCAGATGCATACAGCTACACAAAAAACAGTTTCTGTTTCTTCCAAGCAGTCTGCTCAGTCTGTCATGGCTGATGAAGTGCAGTCGTCAATCACTAATGTTGCACAAACTGAAGGTATGATGGCTGATAGAAAGAAATATTCTAAAAATCAGAAACCAAAGGACTCCAACAACTCTgaagataaaaagaaagatgaaatCTCTGTTGAAATAATAAAACCTGAACCTGCTGTAACTATTGAGGACAATGTCAAATCAAGCAAACCACAATCTGAGAACatgaagacaaaagaaaatacagcacCAAAATTATCCAATAATCTCCACGATCATTCCTTCAAAGTAGAAAATGTCGCCTCAGACAAAAATGCAAAGGAGTCCAAATCACCACAGTGTGATAACAAGAAGAAAACCAATCATTCTCCCACCAAGAGCCAAGAGAATGTATTTGATCAGCCAATGCAAACAGAAAAGGCAGCTACCAATACAAATGGAAAAACAggcaaaccaaaccaaaaggTGAAAAAGAACAATAAGCAAGAAAAGCAAATACAGACAATAACATCCAATGAGAGTAGTGAGAAACAGAGTGTTTCAGAAGATTTCAAGGTGGAAGCAAGGGAAGCTACTGAGGGGAAAGTGATCAGTGAAGCtgaagaaataaagacaaagttAAAGCAGGGGATTAAGAAAGTTACTCCCACTTCTGCTGCTGCCTCCGTTCCTGCTGTTACTGTTAGCATAACTGACAGCCAAACTGAAACTCCAACTCcagtaaagaagaaaaagaaatccaAAAAGTCTAAAGGAGGTGCACAGTTAGGTCAAAGTAAAGAGATTTCCACAGAATCAAAGACAAAGGTTACAGAAACCAAGGCAGCAACATCTGAAAAACCCCACCGAACTCAGGACACTATTGCAGTTAACCAAATTCACAGAAGTGAAGACATTCAAGTCAAGAGAGAAGTCATTACCACAGAAAGTAAAGACGATCAGAATTCCCAGCAacaaaaagcagttcaaaagcATGTGAAGGGATcacaaaagaagaaaggagTGACAGAACCAACAGAAGAAAGTAGGGATGCCCCAATTACAGTGACAGGCGAGTCAGAACAAAATGAATGGGTCAAGTCCCCAGCAAAGAGAACAGAGGAATCTCAGAGGCGAGAGGTCCAAGTGTTAATCTCTCACATCACAGAGATACAAAGAGTTTCAGAAGAAACTGATTCTAAATCTGCGAGGGCTCTGCTCAATGCTGTTCCAGATTGGCTCATGAGTCCGGAAAGAAAATGTGAACTGGGGGGCTCTGTAGTGGAAA CAGAAGCTAAACTAATGCATCTAGAAGATAATGAGACAATGGAGAAGCATGAATGTGAGCCAGTTTCTGAGACATCTGTTTCTGGGGGAGCAACACCAAGAATATCCAAGATCAGTATTGGTTCTGCCAAAATTGAGAACCAAACAAAGAAAACGACCTCCcatgaaagaaggaaagaagaagTCAGTTATTGCAAGTCGGTCGACCTTCGGTCTCCATCGCCGTCGCTGAGGATGCGTTCTCCCTCACCAACCTTTATCACCATCGAATCCACGCGAAGGACTGACTCACCCCAGAGAGTTACTCCGTCCCCTACCCTGCTGTACAGGCCACCCACACCTCCCACACCACCGCCACGCAGGTGCGACACCCCAACATCTCGCCTCACTAGAATCACACCGTCTCCAACCTTTGACAGAGCAGAAAATTTGGCTCGTCTCAAAGACACGACAGCCAAGCTCTCCCGTGGTGTCACCCCACCACCACTACTTCCTCAACCAATCTCAGAGAGGAAATCAGAGATTGTGGAATCGCCTGCATCATTCCATCGGCAAATCAAAATTGAGTCCCAAATTGTGGAGGTTTCAGGGACATTGATTTCAACAGAAAAACCCAAAAAGAGTTTATCTGGGGAGGCTCAGCGGGCCAATGAAAAATCTCCACGTGCAGAAGAAGATAAAGTTTCAGAGGGTTTGaatgcaaatgaaatgcaaagCAAGTTTGAGCCCCACGTGCCATTGTGTCAGAATGACCTAGATCTTGATGAAGCTACAGATATTTCAGAGCCATCATCTGCATCTgtcaaagaaaagagagagttTTTTGAAGAGGCTCAAAAGGCTGAAATTAATAAGACCTATATGCGAAAGGATCCCATTGCTATCCCTGAACGACTGGGCCCAGACATGGAGGAGTGTGAGgaagaaaataagaacaaagaAAAGGATGAGCTTCCCAGGGCAGACATGCCTAGTCTTGTAAACAAATTTGAATCACCAGAAGAGAAACTATATTGCAGAAAACAGCTTATCCCACTCACAGAGCAGCTTCACAATGACGTTGAAAGCACAGATTCTGACAAGGAGAGCGCAGCCATCCTGGAACAGGAAATGCCAACTTTTGACATCCAGgctattaaaaatgtttttgaactgGGTGAGGAAAGTTCCTCattcagagaggagaaaaaagatCAGGAGGAGCCTGTGTCAAGCTTCAGTGAAACAACAGCAGACACTTCAAAGAGGGAAAGTCCTCAAGAGACAATGGGAAGCTCACGGCAGAGCACCCCCCTCCCACTGCAGAAAAATGAGGTGGAAACTGTGCCAGCAGGACCATCAGCCTTCTCTGAAACCAAATCCTTCAGAGAACATTTCTCAAATGTTGATGAATTAGGTAACAAGGTCACCGGAACAAGGACAGCTGTCACTGAGCACTCTGAAAGTGTGTCAACCCAACAGGCTCCCTTTTCCTATGCTGATGCAGTTAAAAGAAAAGCTGCAGCAGTGAGGCAAACAGAAACCTACGATGATGATGCTACTGAGAAGTTGTTGAGGAATTTCCACAAAACATGGTCAGAGAGTGAGACAGTTTTCAAGAGTCTTGGCTACACCGTTTCTGAGGAGACAACATCACAAGTTGTGTCACATCAGACGAAGATGGTCTCATCTG